The genomic stretch AAGCTGCGGGACAGGAGCGGTGCGAGCAGCAGACCAGGAGCAGTGCGGGACAGGAGCGGTGCAAGGTGCAGGACAGGAGTGCTGTGGCACGGGAGCAGTGCAGGAGCGGTGCGAGGTGCGGGACAAGAGTGGTGCGAGCAGCAGACCGGGAGCAGTGCGGGACAGGACTGGTGCGAGGTGCGGGACAGGAGCAGTGTAGGACAGGATCAGTGCAAGGCACAGGACCGGAGCGGTGTGGGACAGGATCGGTGCAAGGTGCAGGACAGGAGCGGTGCAGGACAGGATGGGTGCAAGGCGCAGGACAGGAGCGGTGCAGGACAGGAGCGGTGCAAGGCGCAGGGCAGGAGCGGTGCAGGACAGGATGGGTGCAAGGCGCAGGGCAGGAGCGGTGCAGGACAGGATGGGTGCAAGGCGCAGGGCAGGATCGGTGCAGGACAGGATGGGTGCAAGGCGCAGGGCAGGAGCGGTGCGGGCTGGAGCCCGGGAGCAGAGTGCGGAGCCGTGCCCGCTGGCCTCACACCTCATACTTTGCCCCGCTGAGGCTGTAATTGAACAGCTCTGCCCGTTCTTCTCTCCTTGCGTGATTTCACGTCTTTAATTCTCTCTAAATGTCCCCTAGAAAACGCTTATACGCAAAGGAAGTTTCCTCCGTATCTGCATTCCTTAATCGTGCCCGTTTCAAAAGCTTGCAGCGCTAATTATTCGAACgcaagggggtttttttgccattcTTTGTTTCAGACCCACGCAATGGGCTGGCCATCCAGCCTATTTACATACTTGTCTCGATTTTCTAAACTTTTTCCTGCTCCGGGTTTTGTAAAGCACGTTCTTACTTTTATTTAGCAAGGACACCCCTTTCCTGTTTACAGCTTCGAGGTGATACACACGCCAGTGAATTCACCGCTGTTCGAGATGGCATCAGTAAATTGCATAACTGCCCCCTTCCAAAGCGCAGTCAGGCTTTATTAACGGAGGAGAACGCAGGGCTCCCGTCGAGTAATTTGCGTGCAGGCGTTCATGCGCTTGCCGTTAAATCAAATCAAGCCCTTTCCCTTTCTAAATCTCTGCTGTTGTATCACGAGGCGCGTTTCCTACTGAAGAAAAAGGTAGACTAGAAGTTAATTGCTGCGGTCCTTGCCGACTCCTGTCTACCTGTCTGGCTCTGCATGACAGAACTTTTTTTGTCGTCTTAGTCTTATGTGTTGAATACGCTTAACCAGCTTTTAAACGCGTTAACTGCCGAATGAGACCGAGTCCTGTGCGAATACCCTTGCGCCCCTGAGATACAATTCACCTAGCCGATTTATCTCGAACTGTTGATCGTTTGTCGTTGGCCTGCCTTCTTTTAACTCCGGGCTTTGTGCCTCCTGTTCTCAGGGCTGCGGTTTCTGAGGCcgtgcggcggggccgggcaggctgcggggccgAGGAGCTGCGGGGCAGCCAGCGGGTTTGCGCTCGGCGTCACCGTCCGCTGGGCACCATGAGCGCCGGCACCACCGCCCCGCTGAAGGTCGTCGGCAGGCTCGCCAACACTGATGTCAACTATGTCATCAAAGAGCATTATAATTACACGGGAAAGCTAAACGAGAACTCGGACAGTGGAATAAAAGTGACGTCGGTGGTTTTTATCATCATTTGCTGCTTTATAATCTTAGAGAACATTTTTGTCTTGCTCACCATCTGGAAAACCAAGAAGTTTCACAGACCCATGTACTATTTCATCGGGAACTTGGCTCTTTCAGACTTGCTGGCTGGCGTGGCTTACACGGCCAACCTCCTGCTGTCCGGACACAAAACCTACAGCCTCACCCCCTCCCAGTGGTTTGTGAGAGAAGGCAGCATGTTCGTTGCCTTGTCGGCTTCTGTGTTCAGCTTGTTGGCCATCGCCATCGAGAGATACATCACCATGCTGAAGATGAAGCTCCACAACGGCAGCAACAGCTTCCGCTCCTTCTTGCTGATCAGCGCCTGCTGGGTGATCTCCGTGATACTGGGGGGGCTCCCGATCATGGGCTGGAACTGCATCAGCCTCTTGTCCAACTGCTCCACCGTGCTGCCTCTCTACCACAAGCACTATATTCTCTTTTGCACCACCGTTTTCACCGGCCTGTTGCTATCGATCGTCGTCCTCTATTGCAGGATCTACTCCATGGTGAGGACTAGGAGCCGCAGGCTGACGTTTCGCAAAAACATTACCAAAGCTACTAGGAGCTCGGAGAAGTCGCTGGCCTTGCTCAAGACGGTGATCATAGTCCTGAGTGCCTTCATCGCCTGCTGGGCTCCCTTGTTCATCCTGCTTTTACTGGATGTGGGGTGTAAAGTGAAGACCTGCCCGATCCTCTATAAGGCAGAATATTTCTTAGTACTGGCCGTGCTCAATTCAGCCACGAACCCTATCATCTACACCCTGACGAACAAAGAGATGCGGAGGGCTTTCATCAAgattctgtgctgctgcaaatgTCCCCCGGCAGATTCTGGGACCAAATTCAAGAGGCCGATCATCGGGGGGATGGAGTTCAGCCGGAGTAAGTCTGACAACTCCTCCCACCCACAGAAGGAGGAAGGTGACCATCCTGAAACCATCATGTCTTCGGGCAATGTTACCTCATCTTCTTAGGAGTAAGCGTGGGGGTGTCTTTCAGAGCCCTCCTCCGAAATCGGGGAGCCGAGACGCCTCCTGCTCACGGCGGCAGGCTTGGGCTGAGTGAGCAGGTAGCATTAGTTCTAACGAGGCAAACGGTGCGCTGGCGAGGCTGGAGTTCAAGAAACGGGACAGACTGTTCTGgcttgaaaaatctttttccctGGAGCATGTTTTGTCTTTGCACTGAGGCAGCTCGGGATTGTCAGGCGCATTCATATCCTGAAATCTCCTTAGTAACTCTGAAAGACTGATGCCTTGGTGAAATGATGCCTggtgtgtgagagagaaagggagagggggaggagggagagggagaatgaatcttttttttttttttttttttttccctgtgagaaGAATGTGAAGTTATTTCTCCTTTACTTGCAGCAAACCACTGACACAAAGATCTTTCTGTACCGAGTTTAGTGCTGGCTCTGGTATAGTTGGTCAGAAGCGTTTGTTTAGCACATAACAAGGAAAGAGATCACGCAAATATAATTTAGACCACATACGACCATAATTTGGCATCACTTTCCAGAGTTTTAAGTTAAGTCGTAAGGTTTTATTTGCAGAGTCCAAAGCTGTCGGGGCTTTATTTAGCAAAACCACGGCTGTGAATTTTTGCCGCCGGTCCGTGTTACGTTTGAAGCCCACGAGCCAGGCTCTGCAGTTACTTTGACCTGCCCGATTCCGTTGACTGCATCAGATTTTATGGAGTAGCTCAGAGCAGCAGTTGGTTCCATACGTCGATTGCCATGTTATTCTATAGCATTAAAGAAACTGCGTTATCAGGACAAATGCAAGGTAGAACTAAAGGTCATTTCTCTTTAAGATGACTGGAGGTAAATCTGGGAGTATAAGATACTATTGCCGACAGCAGGGTT from Pelecanus crispus isolate bPelCri1 chromosome 5, bPelCri1.pri, whole genome shotgun sequence encodes the following:
- the S1PR1 gene encoding sphingosine 1-phosphate receptor 1 is translated as MSAGTTAPLKVVGRLANTDVNYVIKEHYNYTGKLNENSDSGIKVTSVVFIIICCFIILENIFVLLTIWKTKKFHRPMYYFIGNLALSDLLAGVAYTANLLLSGHKTYSLTPSQWFVREGSMFVALSASVFSLLAIAIERYITMLKMKLHNGSNSFRSFLLISACWVISVILGGLPIMGWNCISLLSNCSTVLPLYHKHYILFCTTVFTGLLLSIVVLYCRIYSMVRTRSRRLTFRKNITKATRSSEKSLALLKTVIIVLSAFIACWAPLFILLLLDVGCKVKTCPILYKAEYFLVLAVLNSATNPIIYTLTNKEMRRAFIKILCCCKCPPADSGTKFKRPIIGGMEFSRSKSDNSSHPQKEEGDHPETIMSSGNVTSSS